A stretch of Nonomuraea africana DNA encodes these proteins:
- a CDS encoding dihydrolipoyl dehydrogenase family protein — MTTEDTRTYDVVVIGAGPVGENVADRTTAAGLSTVIVESELVGGECSYWACEPSKALLRPALLRADASRVPGLDPAAAGPLDTAAVLAHRDRMAAHWNDDGQVEWLKTAGIDLQRGHGRLDGPRRVAVTTPDGGTVHLRARHAVAVCTGSTAALPDLPGLAALRPWTSREATSAPQPPGRLVIVGAGVVATEMATAWQALGTEVILLARGTRLLPHMEPFAGELVADRLREAGTDLRFGVTVATAARTGGEVRITLSDGGRLTADEILFATGRAPRTGDIGLETVGLTPGDWLTTDDTLTVTAASGDWLYAAGDVNRRALLTHQGKYQARIAGAVIAARAFGTPLDTGRWSPHAGTADTAAVPQVVFTDPEIASVGLTTIEARRTGRRVDVVDYDLGHVAGAIQHNPDYRGRARALIDPDRRTVVGATFAGPGVAELLHSATVAIIGETPIERLWHAVPPFPTISEVWLRLLETYRDQHSQGSL; from the coding sequence GTGACCACCGAAGACACCCGTACCTATGACGTGGTCGTGATCGGGGCCGGCCCGGTCGGTGAGAACGTCGCCGACCGGACCACCGCCGCCGGCCTGAGCACCGTCATCGTGGAAAGCGAGCTCGTCGGCGGCGAATGCTCCTACTGGGCTTGCGAACCGAGCAAAGCCCTGCTGCGGCCCGCACTCCTGCGTGCCGACGCCAGCCGAGTGCCCGGCCTGGACCCAGCCGCCGCCGGACCGCTGGACACCGCCGCCGTACTGGCGCATCGCGACCGCATGGCCGCCCACTGGAACGACGACGGCCAGGTCGAATGGCTCAAGACGGCCGGCATCGACCTCCAACGCGGCCATGGCCGACTCGACGGGCCACGACGCGTGGCCGTGACCACCCCCGACGGCGGCACCGTCCACCTGCGGGCCAGGCACGCCGTGGCCGTGTGCACCGGCAGCACAGCCGCCCTCCCCGACCTGCCCGGGCTCGCCGCCCTGCGCCCCTGGACCAGCCGCGAAGCCACCAGCGCCCCGCAGCCGCCCGGACGACTCGTCATCGTCGGCGCAGGCGTCGTGGCCACCGAGATGGCCACCGCCTGGCAGGCCCTCGGCACCGAGGTCATCCTCCTCGCCCGCGGCACCCGCCTGCTGCCGCACATGGAACCCTTCGCCGGCGAACTCGTCGCCGACCGCCTGCGCGAAGCGGGCACCGACCTGCGGTTCGGCGTGACCGTCGCCACCGCTGCCCGTACGGGCGGCGAGGTCCGCATCACCCTCTCCGACGGCGGCCGGCTCACCGCGGACGAGATCCTCTTCGCCACCGGCCGCGCACCCCGCACCGGCGACATCGGCCTCGAGACCGTCGGCCTGACCCCCGGGGACTGGCTCACCACCGACGACACCCTCACCGTCACCGCCGCCTCCGGCGACTGGCTCTACGCCGCGGGCGACGTCAACCGGCGGGCCCTGCTCACCCACCAGGGCAAGTACCAGGCCCGCATCGCCGGCGCCGTCATCGCCGCCCGCGCCTTCGGCACCCCGCTCGACACCGGACGCTGGAGCCCTCACGCCGGCACCGCCGACACCGCAGCCGTACCTCAGGTCGTCTTCACCGACCCCGAGATCGCCAGTGTCGGCCTCACCACCATCGAAGCCCGGCGCACCGGCCGCCGCGTCGATGTCGTCGACTACGATCTCGGCCACGTCGCCGGCGCCATCCAGCACAACCCGGACTACCGCGGCAGAGCCCGCGCCCTCATCGACCCCGATCGCCGCACCGTCGTCGGCGCCACGTTCGCCGGACCAGGCGTCGCCGAGCTCCTCCACTCCGCCACCGTGGCGATCATCGGCGAAACTCCCATCGAACGCCTCTGGCACGCCGTACCGCCCTTCCCCACCATCAGCGAGGTGTGGCTGCGGCTGCTCGAGACGTACCGGGACCAGCACAGCCAAGGGTCTCTGTAG
- a CDS encoding alpha/beta hydrolase — MVSSKGVRSRGLMLGALSTVAIGLLTTAVATPALAADKPAKPTIVLEHGAFADASSWNAVIEELRADGYPVVAAANPLRGPANDAAALRSVLDHVAGPKILVGHSYGGSVISVAGANDPQVKALVYVAAFLPAPGETALELTNKFPGSTLPGALDPTPFTLPDGTTGTDLYIKPGKFHHQFAADVPAGTAALMAATQRPIAQSALEEKTEAAAWKDKPTWAIITTQDLNIPAAVQRYMAKRAHAYSVEVRASHSVAVSQPKTVAGVIEKAARATR; from the coding sequence GTGGTCAGCAGCAAGGGTGTACGCAGCCGGGGGCTCATGTTGGGCGCCCTGTCGACGGTCGCGATCGGTCTCCTGACCACCGCCGTCGCCACGCCCGCCCTCGCGGCGGACAAGCCCGCCAAGCCGACCATCGTGCTGGAGCACGGCGCCTTCGCCGACGCCTCCAGCTGGAACGCGGTGATCGAAGAGCTGCGCGCGGACGGCTACCCCGTCGTCGCCGCGGCCAACCCGCTGCGCGGACCGGCCAACGACGCGGCCGCACTCCGCAGCGTCCTCGACCACGTCGCCGGACCCAAGATCCTCGTCGGGCACTCCTACGGCGGCTCGGTCATCAGCGTCGCCGGTGCGAACGACCCTCAGGTCAAGGCCCTCGTGTACGTCGCCGCCTTCCTGCCCGCCCCCGGCGAGACCGCCCTGGAGCTGACGAACAAATTCCCCGGCTCCACCCTCCCCGGCGCCCTCGACCCCACCCCCTTCACCCTCCCCGACGGCACCACCGGAACCGACCTGTACATCAAGCCCGGCAAGTTCCACCACCAGTTCGCCGCCGACGTACCGGCCGGCACCGCGGCCCTCATGGCCGCCACCCAGCGGCCCATCGCCCAGTCCGCCCTGGAGGAGAAGACCGAGGCCGCCGCCTGGAAGGACAAGCCCACCTGGGCCATCATCACGACCCAGGACCTCAACATCCCCGCCGCAGTCCAGCGCTACATGGCCAAGCGCGCCCACGCGTACTCCGTCGAAGTACGCGCCTCCCACTCCGTCGCCGTCTCCCAGCCCAAGACCGTGGCCGGCGTCATCGAGAAGGCCGCACGCGCCACCCGATAG
- a CDS encoding alpha/beta hydrolase, with product MNPTPVVFIHGAWLHASSWESWNERFSSFGFAVCAPGWPGEPATVGEARRHPETLHELGLEALTNHYARIVRSFDTPPVIVGHSVGGLIAQHLLGTNAGRAAVAIAPTPVDHATALAPGQPWPVSMDAGRFRRLFANAVTEQESAELFERHVVPGSRRLLAELGDGGAVRHPRAVVDHGNTGRGPLLLISGQEDRLVPDHVTRAVYKLYGDSTATSNLKQFPDRAHSLVLDSGWRAVADYVLVWLAEQGVRADPSKW from the coding sequence GTGAACCCCACTCCCGTCGTCTTCATCCACGGTGCGTGGCTCCACGCGTCGTCGTGGGAGTCATGGAACGAGCGCTTCTCCAGTTTCGGGTTCGCCGTCTGCGCGCCGGGCTGGCCGGGAGAACCCGCCACGGTGGGCGAGGCCCGCCGGCACCCCGAGACGCTCCACGAGCTGGGGCTCGAGGCGCTCACGAATCACTACGCGCGCATCGTCCGTTCCTTCGACACCCCGCCCGTGATCGTCGGCCATTCGGTGGGTGGGCTCATCGCGCAGCACCTCCTCGGCACGAACGCGGGCCGTGCCGCGGTCGCCATCGCCCCCACCCCGGTCGATCACGCGACCGCCCTGGCGCCCGGGCAGCCGTGGCCGGTGTCGATGGACGCCGGGAGGTTCCGGCGGCTGTTCGCCAACGCGGTCACCGAGCAGGAGTCTGCCGAGCTGTTCGAGCGCCACGTCGTTCCCGGGTCACGCCGGCTGCTGGCCGAGCTGGGAGACGGCGGTGCCGTACGGCACCCGCGGGCGGTCGTGGACCACGGCAACACCGGCCGCGGCCCGCTGCTGCTGATCTCGGGACAGGAGGACCGGCTGGTGCCCGACCACGTCACCCGGGCCGTGTACAAGTTGTACGGCGACTCGACGGCCACCAGCAACCTCAAGCAGTTCCCGGACCGGGCCCATTCGCTGGTCCTCGACAGCGGCTGGCGGGCGGTCGCCGACTACGTGCTGGTTTGGCTCGCCGAGCAAGGGGTGCGCGCCGACCCGTCAAAGTGGTGA
- a CDS encoding DUF308 domain-containing protein, giving the protein MKASSLLKLYLGRGVLAVAWAATFASAHDSIDTLAITLLVVYPLIDAVSSLIELRAVQDGSEGRLTLFNGVLSTLAAVGVGLAGAGGVAAVLHVFGAWAVVSGAAQVLVGLRRRGPELGKQWPMLIAGGLSFLVGIFYNIQALGDDASLDVLSVYATGGGVFFIIQAGLLAWRARQRHTQTV; this is encoded by the coding sequence ATGAAAGCGTCATCCCTGCTGAAGCTGTACCTGGGCCGTGGAGTCCTGGCCGTGGCGTGGGCCGCGACGTTCGCCTCCGCGCACGACTCCATCGACACCCTCGCGATCACCTTGCTGGTCGTCTACCCGCTGATCGACGCGGTGTCGTCGCTGATCGAGCTGCGTGCGGTCCAGGACGGATCAGAGGGTCGCCTGACGCTGTTCAACGGGGTGCTCAGCACTCTGGCCGCCGTCGGAGTCGGCCTGGCGGGGGCGGGCGGGGTGGCGGCGGTGCTGCACGTGTTCGGTGCCTGGGCCGTCGTCTCCGGCGCGGCGCAGGTGCTGGTCGGGCTGCGGCGGCGCGGCCCGGAGCTGGGCAAGCAATGGCCGATGCTGATCGCGGGCGGTCTGTCGTTCCTCGTGGGCATCTTCTACAACATCCAGGCCCTGGGGGACGACGCCTCGCTCGACGTGCTGTCGGTCTATGCCACCGGCGGCGGCGTGTTCTTCATCATCCAGGCCGGGCTGCTGGCCTGGCGTGCCCGCCAGCGGCACACGCAGACCGTCTGA
- a CDS encoding serine hydrolase domain-containing protein, with amino-acid sequence MEKGNSGFSETGLRRLREVLARHVESGKIPGLVALVSRGGETHVEAVGTMRHDGGTPMRRDTIFRMASTSKPVAMAAAMVLLDECRLRLDDVVDPWLPELADRQVLKRIDGPLDDTVPARRPITVRDLLTSTFGLGMDMTALGAPIMGAIFERGLTPDLPEPMPEPDEWMRRLGTLPLMYQPGERWQYQISHDVLSVLVARVTGQSFETFLRERIFDPLGMKDTAFHVPADKIDRLPTLYAPDPQTGEFIVWDEAAGGRWSKPPAFQGSGGGLVSTVDDYHAYFRMLLNGGMHGSERILSRPAVELMTTNRLTPEQNAARNALATNNVHLSFGQGQHGGWGMGMAVRTYRGDYAPIGQFGWDGGSGTSTYADPDNQLTGILLTQVGMSVPDPARLIHDFWTTLYQAIDD; translated from the coding sequence ATGGAAAAGGGCAACAGCGGCTTCTCCGAGACGGGGCTGCGTAGGCTGCGCGAGGTGCTGGCACGGCATGTGGAGTCCGGGAAGATTCCCGGTCTTGTCGCCCTGGTCAGCCGGGGCGGTGAGACGCACGTCGAAGCGGTCGGGACGATGCGCCATGACGGTGGCACGCCGATGCGCCGGGACACGATCTTCCGGATGGCCTCGACGTCCAAGCCGGTTGCGATGGCGGCGGCGATGGTCCTGCTCGACGAGTGCAGGCTGCGGCTGGACGATGTGGTGGATCCGTGGCTGCCGGAACTCGCCGACCGGCAGGTGCTGAAGCGGATCGACGGCCCGTTGGACGACACCGTGCCGGCACGTCGGCCGATCACCGTGCGGGACCTGCTGACCTCCACGTTCGGGCTCGGCATGGACATGACGGCGCTGGGCGCTCCGATCATGGGCGCGATCTTCGAACGGGGGCTCACGCCCGATCTGCCGGAGCCGATGCCCGAGCCGGATGAGTGGATGCGCCGCCTTGGCACGCTTCCGCTGATGTACCAGCCCGGAGAGCGCTGGCAGTACCAGATCAGCCACGACGTCCTCAGTGTGCTCGTCGCCAGGGTCACGGGCCAGTCGTTCGAGACGTTCCTGCGTGAACGCATTTTCGATCCGCTGGGGATGAAGGACACCGCCTTCCACGTGCCCGCCGACAAGATCGACCGGCTGCCGACCCTCTACGCCCCCGACCCGCAGACCGGAGAGTTCATCGTGTGGGACGAGGCCGCGGGTGGACGGTGGAGCAAGCCTCCGGCGTTCCAGGGCAGCGGCGGCGGGCTGGTCTCCACCGTCGACGACTACCACGCCTACTTCCGGATGCTGCTGAATGGCGGGATGCACGGGAGCGAAAGGATCTTGTCCCGGCCCGCCGTCGAGCTGATGACCACCAACCGCCTCACGCCCGAGCAGAACGCCGCCCGCAACGCCTTGGCCACCAACAACGTCCACCTGTCGTTCGGCCAGGGGCAGCACGGCGGCTGGGGCATGGGGATGGCGGTGCGCACCTACCGTGGCGACTACGCGCCCATCGGCCAGTTCGGCTGGGACGGCGGAAGCGGCACCTCGACCTACGCCGACCCGGACAACCAGCTCACCGGAATCCTGCTCACCCAGGTCGGGATGTCCGTCCCGGATCCGGCGCGGCTCATCCACGACTTCTGGACCACGCTCTACCAGGCGATCGACGACTGA
- a CDS encoding DUF6351 family protein: MKRLLIIFAAGVSLAAAACLPAAASAGTTRSAAVSFTCSSISVNAPEGTTVESVTAVSREAGTVTVPPVPPFTNVVEIPDVPAYCDVTVTLTHPGVGDHAKVRIWLPETGWTGRFQALGGSAFAAGDYGAGLAGAIKSGYAAATTDAGVGTYLDTGWALNSDGEVDTALLKNFADRSQHEMAVVGKQVVNEVYGRPVSYSYWTGCSTGGRQGYMEAQRHPGDFDGILATAPAINWDEFEVATLWPQVVMNEENTFPSPCEFSAFNEAAVKACDPLDGAPDGLIGDPATCTFDPRKLIGKSVECDGEQETITAADAAVVRKIWDGPRTPSGRKLWSGIPIGAGFDLAGTRVDADGNRVGAPFPVPATWVSTFLKRQPSYDLSTITYAEFAKLFEQSQAEYDAIIGTDDPNLSAFRRSGGKLLTWHGQADQLIPAQGTVDYRRRVELAMGGAARVDDFYRLFLAPGVAHCAGPTSTGPAPTDALGALTAWVEQGKAPQTLSAAITDSSGKTVTRELCRYPSVSRYTGHGDPADAGSYYCAPARH; encoded by the coding sequence ATGAAACGCCTTCTGATCATCTTTGCGGCCGGAGTGTCGCTGGCGGCGGCGGCGTGCCTGCCGGCCGCGGCTTCGGCCGGCACCACGCGCTCCGCCGCCGTCTCGTTCACGTGCTCGTCCATCTCCGTGAATGCTCCGGAGGGCACCACGGTGGAGTCCGTGACGGCGGTGAGCCGGGAGGCGGGCACCGTGACCGTCCCTCCGGTGCCGCCGTTCACCAACGTGGTCGAGATCCCGGACGTGCCGGCCTACTGCGATGTCACGGTCACGCTCACCCACCCGGGCGTCGGCGACCACGCCAAGGTGCGGATCTGGCTGCCGGAGACGGGCTGGACCGGCCGTTTCCAGGCGTTGGGCGGCAGCGCCTTCGCCGCCGGCGACTACGGCGCGGGCCTGGCCGGCGCGATCAAGAGCGGCTACGCCGCCGCGACCACCGACGCCGGCGTCGGCACGTACCTGGACACCGGCTGGGCCCTGAACAGTGACGGCGAGGTCGACACGGCGCTGCTGAAGAACTTCGCCGACCGGTCCCAGCACGAGATGGCGGTCGTCGGCAAGCAGGTGGTCAACGAGGTCTACGGCAGGCCGGTCTCCTACTCGTACTGGACCGGCTGCTCGACCGGCGGCCGCCAGGGCTACATGGAGGCCCAGCGCCACCCCGGCGACTTCGACGGCATTCTGGCCACTGCTCCGGCGATCAACTGGGACGAGTTCGAGGTCGCGACCCTGTGGCCGCAGGTGGTGATGAACGAGGAGAACACCTTCCCCTCCCCTTGTGAGTTCAGCGCCTTCAACGAGGCCGCCGTCAAGGCCTGCGACCCGCTCGACGGCGCTCCCGACGGGCTGATCGGCGACCCCGCCACGTGCACCTTCGACCCGCGGAAACTCATCGGCAAGAGCGTCGAATGCGACGGCGAGCAGGAGACCATCACCGCGGCCGACGCCGCCGTCGTCCGCAAGATCTGGGACGGCCCCCGCACCCCGTCCGGGAGAAAGTTGTGGTCCGGCATCCCGATCGGAGCCGGCTTCGACCTCGCCGGCACCCGCGTCGACGCGGACGGCAACCGGGTGGGCGCGCCGTTCCCCGTACCGGCCACCTGGGTCTCGACGTTCCTGAAGCGGCAGCCCTCCTACGACCTCTCGACGATCACCTACGCCGAGTTCGCCAAGCTGTTCGAGCAGTCCCAGGCCGAGTACGACGCGATCATCGGCACCGATGATCCCAACCTGTCGGCGTTCCGCAGGTCCGGCGGCAAGCTCCTCACCTGGCACGGCCAGGCCGACCAGCTGATTCCCGCCCAGGGCACCGTGGACTACCGCCGGCGGGTGGAGCTGGCCATGGGCGGTGCGGCCCGGGTCGACGACTTCTACCGGCTGTTCCTGGCGCCGGGCGTCGCCCACTGCGCCGGCCCCACGAGCACCGGCCCCGCACCCACCGACGCCCTCGGCGCCCTGACGGCCTGGGTCGAACAAGGCAAGGCCCCGCAGACGCTGAGCGCCGCCATCACGGACTCCTCCGGCAAGACGGTGACGCGCGAGTTGTGTCGGTACCCGTCCGTCTCCCGCTATACCGGCCACGGCGACCCGGCCGACGCCGGCAGCTACTACTGCGCCCCCGCCCGGCACTGA
- a CDS encoding alpha/beta fold hydrolase: MINRRTFGKAVGLATGATVASLAGLQAFPAASATTRGAAPTLPAVTPGTHTSFASLKQVKAGLLDIGYAEAGPAGGPVVICLHGWPYDIHSFVDVAPLLAAQGYRVIVPYLRGHGTTRFLSSKTFRNAQQSAIALDIIALMDALEIDKAVLAGFDWGSRTADIIAALWPQRCKALVSVSGYVITNLEANLSPLPPKAEYAWWYQYYFATERGRQAMEDKSKRHDLNRLVWDTVSPTWDFDDATFERTAAAFDNPDYAAIVIHNYRWRLSLADGERRYDGLEQRLADRPVIKVPTITLDAERDPFTAPPGDGSSYRNMFTGAYEHRLLRGIGHNLPQEAPTAFAQAVVDVDHF; encoded by the coding sequence ATGATCAACAGGCGCACCTTCGGCAAGGCCGTCGGTTTGGCCACCGGCGCGACCGTCGCCTCGCTGGCGGGCTTGCAGGCCTTCCCGGCCGCCTCCGCCACCACGCGCGGGGCGGCCCCGACGTTGCCGGCGGTCACGCCCGGCACGCACACGTCCTTCGCCTCGCTGAAGCAGGTCAAGGCCGGGCTGTTGGACATCGGTTACGCCGAGGCCGGCCCGGCCGGCGGGCCCGTGGTCATCTGCCTGCACGGCTGGCCGTACGACATCCACAGCTTCGTCGACGTCGCTCCGCTGCTGGCGGCGCAGGGTTACCGGGTGATCGTTCCCTACCTGCGCGGTCACGGCACGACACGGTTCCTGTCCTCGAAGACGTTCCGCAACGCCCAGCAGTCGGCGATCGCGCTCGACATCATCGCCCTGATGGACGCCCTCGAGATCGACAAGGCCGTGCTCGCCGGCTTCGACTGGGGGTCGAGGACCGCCGACATCATCGCGGCTCTGTGGCCGCAGCGGTGCAAGGCCCTGGTGTCGGTGAGCGGCTACGTCATCACGAACCTCGAGGCCAACCTCTCCCCGCTGCCACCGAAGGCGGAATACGCCTGGTGGTACCAGTACTACTTCGCCACCGAGCGGGGGCGGCAGGCCATGGAGGACAAGAGCAAGCGTCACGACCTGAACCGGCTCGTCTGGGACACGGTCTCCCCGACGTGGGACTTCGACGACGCCACCTTCGAGCGTACGGCCGCGGCCTTCGACAACCCCGACTACGCCGCCATCGTGATCCACAACTACCGGTGGCGGCTGAGCCTGGCCGACGGGGAGCGCCGTTACGACGGTCTGGAGCAGCGGCTCGCCGATCGGCCGGTCATCAAGGTGCCGACCATCACCCTTGACGCCGAGCGCGACCCCTTCACGGCGCCGCCGGGCGACGGCTCGTCGTACCGCAACATGTTCACCGGCGCCTACGAACACCGCCTCCTTCGCGGTATCGGCCACAACCTTCCGCAGGAAGCGCCCACGGCCTTCGCCCAGGCCGTCGTCGACGTGGACCACTTCTGA
- a CDS encoding helix-turn-helix domain-containing protein, protein MSNRDIGAQMFLSPRTVSHHLYKAYPKLGAASRHELARMDLR, encoded by the coding sequence ATGAGCAACCGCGACATCGGCGCGCAGATGTTCCTCAGCCCCCGTACGGTCAGTCATCACCTCTACAAGGCCTATCCCAAGCTCGGGGCCGCCTCCCGCCACGAACTCGCCCGCATGGACCTTCGGTAA
- a CDS encoding VOC family protein yields the protein MKLEVVVLPVSDTDRAKDFYTRQLGFRLDADFPINDGYRIIQVTPPGSACSIIFGDGLTDAEPGTVQGLHLIVSDIEQAHKELAGRGVDVTGPFHDATGAFHQAGETGRVMGLHPQRASYGTFASFDDPDGNRWFLQEITQRLPGR from the coding sequence ATGAAGCTCGAAGTCGTCGTCCTGCCCGTATCCGACACCGACCGCGCCAAGGACTTCTACACCCGGCAGCTGGGCTTCCGCCTCGACGCGGACTTCCCCATCAACGACGGTTACCGGATCATTCAGGTCACTCCCCCCGGTTCGGCCTGCTCGATCATCTTCGGTGACGGCCTCACCGACGCCGAACCCGGCACGGTCCAGGGACTGCACCTGATCGTGTCCGACATCGAGCAGGCCCACAAGGAGCTGGCGGGCCGCGGCGTCGACGTCACCGGCCCGTTCCACGACGCCACCGGCGCCTTCCACCAGGCCGGCGAGACCGGCCGCGTCATGGGCCTGCACCCGCAGCGCGCCAGCTACGGCACCTTCGCCTCGTTCGACGACCCCGACGGCAACCGCTGGTTCCTGCAGGAGATCACCCAACGGCTACCCGGCCGCTGA